A DNA window from Mauremys reevesii isolate NIE-2019 unplaced genomic scaffold, ASM1616193v1 Contig55, whole genome shotgun sequence contains the following coding sequences:
- the LOC120394399 gene encoding NKG2-D type II integral membrane protein-like, whose product MSEQEINYTELKFHTPTQQKMGQRAEKTKNKDFPSPSSPWRYVAVILGILCVVLLGAVGFQSVKRDNCSLCPENWILHEEDCYHFSTEWRTWQESKDYCSSQGSRLLKIHSKEKQDFIKPLAFSYHWIGLFRNGINESWVWEDGTALTLNLFAEHPDFNSGDCATFRTGEAHSYDCAQSKPYICEQRAV is encoded by the exons ATGAGTGAGCAAGAAATAAACTACACTGAACTGAAATTTCACACTCCTACTCAACAGAAAATGGGGCAAAGAGCTGAGAAGACCAAGAACAAAG ATTTTCCTTCTCCATCTTCCCCATGGCGATATGTTGCAGTGATTCTGGGGATCCTCTGTGTAGTATtgttgggagctgtggggttccagAGTGTCAAAC GAGACAACTGCAGCCTTTGCCCAGAAAACTGGATACTGCATGAGGAGGACTGTTACCATTTTTCTACTGAATGGAGAACTTGGCAAGAGAGTAAAGATTATTGCTCTTCTCAGGGCTCCAGACTTTTGAAGATACACAGCAAGGAAAAACAG GATTTCATAAAGCCTCTAGCATTTTCTTATCACTGGATCGGATTATTCCGTAATGGGATCAATGAATCCTGGGTTTGGGAGGATGGCACAGCTCTAACCCTTAACCT GTTTGCAGAACATCCAGATTTTAATAGCGGTGACTGTGCTACTTTCAGAACTGGAGAAGCCCACTCCTATGATTGTGCACAATCAAAACCCTATATTTGTGAGCAGAGGGCTGTTTAG